A window from Kwoniella newhampshirensis strain CBS 13917 chromosome 3, whole genome shotgun sequence encodes these proteins:
- a CDS encoding chaperone DnaK: MFALSRTLRNTSTLSPLRNVARTSSPLLTSKRFNSGKVSGPVIGIDLGTTNSCVSIFEGGAPKVLENAEGARTTPSVVAFTKDGERLVGQPARRQAVVNGENTIFASKRLIGRKFKDAEVQKDIANVPYKIIAHNNGDAWVEARGEKYSPSQIGAFVVGKMKDTASAYLGKPVKHAVITVPAYFNDSQRQATKDAGSIAGLEVLRVINEPTAAALAYGLDKTDSAVIAVYDLGGGTFDISILEMQKGVFEVKSTNGDTHLGGEDFDIALVNHILAEFKKESGIDVSKDRMAIQRIREAAEKAKCELSSAGSTDVSLPYITATADGPQHINLNLTRARFESIVKPLVDRTIDPCKKALNDAGVKASEINEVILVGGMSRMPKVIDTVKGVFGREPSKGVNPDEAVAIGASIQAGVLAGNVTDILLLDVTPLSLGIETLGGVFTRLINRNTTIPTKKSQTFSTAADGQTAIQVKVYQGERELVRDNKLLGDFQLTGLPPAPKGVPQIQISFDIDADGIVNVGAVDKATNREQSMTIASSSGLSDNEIEQMVADSEKYAEADKQRRQVIEEANKGESFVTDTEKSMAEFESQLDAAEREKVKKLLGELREIAAKGAAGDASVKAEDIKSALDAAQQASLGLFQKVYEKRNAESRSSESSSSDSESSNTSDSSASEGEKKQ; this comes from the exons ATGttcgctctctctcgaACGCTCCGAAACACCTCAACCCTCAGTCCTCTGCGAAATGTCGCC AGGACATCTTCCCCCCTTCTCACATCCAAGCGATTCAACAGTGGCAAGGTCTCTGGTCCTGTGATTGG TATCGATCTCGGAACGACCAACTCTTGTGTTTC TATCTTCGAGGGAGGTGCCCCCAAGGTTCTCGAGAACGCTGAAGGTGCTCGAACAACCCCTTCCGTTGTTGCGTTCACCAAAG ATGGCGAACGTCTCGTTGGACAACCGGCACGAAGACAAGCTGTTGTCAACGGCGAGAACACCATCTTTGCTTCCAAACG ATTGATCGGCCGAAAGTTCAAGGACGCTGAGGTTCAGAAGGACATCGCGAACGTCCCATACAAGATCATTGCGCACAACAACGGTGACGCTTGGGTCGAGGCTCGAGGCGAGAAGtactctccttctcagatCGGTGCTTTCGTTGTTGGCAAGATGAAGGACACCGCTTCCGCTTACCTCGGCAAGCCCGTGAAGCATGCCG TCATCACCGTCCCCGCTTACTTCAACGACTCTCAACGACAGGCTACCAAGGATGCTGGTTCTATTGCTGGTCTCGAAGTCCTTCGTGTCATCAACGAGCCTACCGCTGCCGCTCTCGCTTATGGTCTTGACAAGACAGATTCCGCCGTCATCGCCGTATACGAtcttggtggtggtacCTTCGATATCTCCATCCTAGAGATGCAAAAGGGTGTCTTCGAGGTCAAGTCCACTAATGGTGACACCCATCTTGGTGGTGAGGACTTCGACATTGCCCTTGTCAACCACATCTTGGCTGAgttcaagaaggagagcggTATCGACGTGTCCAAGGACCGAATGGCCATTCAACGAATCCGAGAAGCAGCTGAGAAGGCCAAGTGCGAGTTGTCAAGCGCTGGATCTACCGacgtctctcttccctaTATCACCGCTACTGCCGACGGACCTCAACACATTAACCTCAACCTCACCCGAGCGCGATTCGAGTCCATTGTCAAGCCTCTCGTCGACCGAACCATTGACCCCTGTAAGAAGGCTCTCAACGATGCCGGTGTCAAGGCTTCTGAGATCAACGAGGTCATCCTTGTCGGTGGTATGAGTCGAATGCCCAAGGTCATCGACACCGTCAAGGGCGTCTTCGGCAGGGAGCCTAGCAAAGGTGTCAATCCTGATGAGGCTGTCGCCATCGGTGCATCTATCCAGGCCGGTGTCCTCGCCGGTAACGTTACCGATattcttctcctcgacgttactcctctttctctcggTATTGAGACCCTCGGTGGTGTCTTCACTCGATTGATCAACCGTAACACCACCATCCCTACCAAGAAGTCCCAAACCTTCTCCACCGCTGCCGATGGTCAGACCGCGATCCAGGTCAAGGTCTACCaaggagagcgagaacTCGTCAGGGACAACAAGCTCTTGGGTGACTTCCAGCTCACaggtcttcctcctgccCCCAAGGGTGTTCCTCAGATTCAGATTTCGTTTGACATCGATGCCGATGGTATCGTCAACGTCGGAGCTGTTGACAAGGCCACCAACCGAGAGCAATCCATGACCattgcttcttcttctggtcTCTCCGACAACGAGATCGAGCAAATGGTTGCCGACTCCGAGAAATACGCCGAGGCCGACAAGCAACGACGACAGGTCATCGAGGAGGCCAACAAGGGTGAGAGCTTCGTCACCGACACCGAGAAGTCGATGGCCGAGTTCGAGTCTCAACTCGACGCCgccgagagggagaaggtcaagaagcTTTTGGGCGAGCTTAGGGAGATTGCTGCCAAGGGTGCCGCCGGTGACGCCAGCGTCAAGGCCGAGGACATCAAGTCCGCTCTCGATGCCGCTCAACAGGCTTCTTTGGGTCTTTTCCAAAAG GTTtacgagaagagaaacgCCGAGTCCCGATCATCCGAGTCTAGCTCCTCCGACTCTGAGTCTTCCAACACGTCCGActcttctgcctctgagggcgagaagaagcaaTAA
- a CDS encoding pyridoxal kinase, whose protein sequence is MAAYSSAPDPGRVLSIQSHVVSGYVGNRAATFPLQTLGYDVDVINTVQFSNHTGYGHVNGHKTTPEQLTAIFEGLTTNGLVSHSRILTGYVPGAEALQVVSDQIRQMKEVDPDLIYVLDPVMGDMGTGLYVSKEVVPIYKSMLSIATVITPNQFEVELLSGININSLPTLHTALHQLHTTSSLPHVAFSSIPLPISLVDSLSLPSPPASYTRLLPDPLPQWYDAAGVGAPEDEVLVCFASTWADGKMDTWAFALPTIRGYFSGVGDLFSAMVLAHFQNPDSVSELPPLPHAVSKALLAVQQILLRTHLYSLGQTGASGMATPRPLHRPSDQTTSGSVIPSDTELDAINPLNPKDPKRKAKRMRLRELRVVQERALIQDGGEGWPGRQLDWDDLLRHGM, encoded by the exons ATGGCAGCATACAGCAGCGCCCCTGACCCAGGCAGAGTGCTGTCTATCCAATCGCACGTTGTTTCGGGATACGTAG GCAACAGAGCTGCTACATTCCCGTTACAGACATTGGGATACGATGTCGACGTGATCAACACCGTTCAATTCTCCAATCATACTG GTTACGGACATGTGAACGGTCACAAGACAACCCCCGAACAACTGACGGCTATCTTCGAGGGCCTTACCACCAATGGTCTCGTCTCGCATTCTCGCATCTTGACCGGCTACGTGCCAGGCGCAGAGGCTCTGCAGGTGGTATCGGATCAAATCCGTCAAATGAAAGAGGTCGACCCCGACCTGATATACGTGCTTGACC CGGTCATGGGAGACATGGGCACTGGTCTATATGTCTCCAAAGAGGTGGTGCCCATCTACAAGAGCATGTTGAGCATCGCAACGGTGATTACGCCCAATCAGTTCGAGGTGGA ACTATTGTCCGGTATCAATATCAACTCGCTCCCAACCCTTCACACCGCATTGCATCAGCTGCATACGACTAGCTCCCTCCCTCATGTCGCATTCTCATCCATTCCCTTGCCGATATCGCTCGTCGACTCGTTATCTCTGCCTTCACCGCCAGCCTCCTACACCAGGCTGTTGCCGGATCCTTTACCTCAATGGTACGATGCGGCTGGAGTCGGTGCCCCCGAAGACGAAGTGCTCGTATGTTTCGCCAGCACGTGGGCAGATGGCAAGATGGACACATGGGCGTTCGCCCTCCCCACCATTAGAGGATACTTCTCTGGAGTCGGAGACCTATTCTCCGCCATGGTGCTGGCTCACTTTCAGAATCCAGACTCTGTCTCCGAACTCCCGCCTCTCCCTCACGCTGTGTCCAAGGCCCTGCTTGCTGTCCAGCAGATCCTTCTGCGGACGCACTTGTACTCGCTAGGTCAAACGGGTGCATCTGGAATGGCGACGCCGCGTCCCCTCCATCGTCCGTCAGACCAAACGACCTCAGGGTCCGTCATACCGTCAGACACTGAGTTAGACGCCATCAACCCTTTAAACCCAAAAGATCCCAAGCGGAAAGCCAAGCggatgagattgagggAACTGAGGGTAGTTCAGGAACGAGCACTGATACAagacggaggagagggcTGGCCGGGTAGACAACTAGATTGGGATGACCTACTCAGACATGGGATGTAA
- a CDS encoding 1,4-alpha-glucan-branching enzyme, which translates to MLRETYPDVVTIAEDVSGMPTLCRPVPEGGVGFDYRLSMAVPDMWIKLLKESTDTEWEMGAIVHTLTNRRHMEPSVAYAESHDQALVGDKTLAFWLMDKEMCR; encoded by the coding sequence ATGCTCCGCGAAACCTACCCTGACGTCGTCACCATCGCCGAGGACGTGTCTGGAATGCCGACTCTGTGTCGACCAGTCCCCGAAGGTGGCGTAGGATTCGATTACCGTCTTTCTATGGCCGTCCCGGATATGTGGATCAAACTGCTCAAAGAATCCACCGACACGGAGTGGGAGATGGGCGCGATTGTTCACACCCTCACCAATCGACGTCACATGGAGCCCAGTGTAGCTTACGCCGAGTCTCACGACCAAGCTCTTGTTGGGGATAAAACCCTTGCGTTTTGGCTTatggacaaggagatgtGTAGGTAG